A genomic stretch from Hemibagrus wyckioides isolate EC202008001 linkage group LG02, SWU_Hwy_1.0, whole genome shotgun sequence includes:
- the tlcd3ba gene encoding TLC domain containing 3Ba, which produces MLSILAAGSIFFPGLFLLSKRCLKQAPMLRWSEADAVIVSARLVSSIQAVLASSAGFIIASSCKDIIEDQHWLTSTYILFAVPYFIYDIYAMFLCYWYKMQVKGHEEDAPKMSTAIRSYLWREFLMVLHHVVMVTVCFPVSVFWRQGKGDYFQGVMFLAELSTPSVCLGKILIQYKQQHTLLHKVNGALMLITFFVCRVLLFPYLYYAYGRYADIPMYMVPLSIPWQYNMGAALLMAPQVYWFGLICRGAFRLFTRASRHHRPPVCRDSEPKTPILPPANGYSPCDTEREPNTH; this is translated from the exons ATGCTCAGCATCCTAGCAGCCGGCTCCATATTCTTCCCAGGCCTTTTCCTGCTGTCCAAAAGATGTCTGAAACAAGCGCCGATGCTGAGATGGAGCGAGGCGGACGCCGTCATCGTCTCCGCGAG gCTAGTGTCCTCCATTCAAGCAGTCCTGGCTTCCTCAGCTGGGTTCATCATTGCATCATCGTGTAAGGACATCATCGAGGACCA GCACTGGCTCACTAGCACCTACATCCTGTTTGCGGTTCCTTACTTTATCTATGACATCTACGCCATGTTCCTGTGTTACTGGTACAAGATGCAAGTCAAAGGTCATGAGGAGGATGCACCAAAAATGAGCACGGCCATTCGCAGCTACCTGTGGCGAGAGTTTCTCATGGTGCTTCATCATGTCGTTATGGTTACTGTCTGCTTCCCCGTGTCTGTG ttctgGCGACAAGGAAAGGGGGATTATTTCCAAGGTGTCATGTTCCTAGCTGAACTCAGCACTCCGTCTGTTTGTCTGGGCAAAATACTCATTCAG TACAAGCAGCAGCACACTCTTCTTCATAAAGTTAATGGAGCACTCATGCTGATCACTTTTTTCGTCTGTCGAGTTCTTCTCTTCCCCTACCTCTACTACGCCTATGGCAG gtaCGCGGATATCCCCATGTATATGGTGCCGCTGTCCATTCCGTGGCAGTATAACATGGGTGCTGCTCTGCTCATGGCTCCGCAGGTGTACTGGTTCGGTCTGATCTGCAGAGGAGCCTTTCGCCTCTTCACCCGGGCCTCTCGTCATCATCGTCCCCCAGTCTGTAGGGACTCTGAGCCCAAAACCCCCATCTTGCCCCCAGCCAATGGCTACAGTCCCTGTGACACAGAACGAGAGcctaacacacactga